A part of Kryptolebias marmoratus isolate JLee-2015 linkage group LG8, ASM164957v2, whole genome shotgun sequence genomic DNA contains:
- the frmd4bb gene encoding FERM domain-containing protein 4B isoform X1: MTEGRLCQVQLLDDRKLELLVQPKLLSYELLDLVSSHFNLKEKEFFGLAFFDDNGQCKWLQMDRRVLEHDFSKKRGAISLNFLVRFYVENITQLKDIITVELFYLNAKSAVYNGMIEVETENVFRLAANALQEAKGDYTSDENTRADLKKLPTLPTKVLKEHPSLAYCEDRVIEYYKQLKGVSRGQAIVQYLTLVESLPTYGVHYYEVKDKQGIPWWLGISYKGIGQYDLQDKLKPRKLYQWKQLENLYFREKKFAVEVNDPHRRAVTKRTFGQTGLLIHTWYASHSLIKTIWIMAISQHQFYLDRKQSKAKLGPAKSLEELAMELTEHGGAKLNRLGEVGLKNNLITASNGSLVSTGSADSEMSEEQKKEKLSELRRKEQEIQDILAKKTKELKKICLREAELTGKLPKEYPLSSGERPPQVRRRVGTAFKLDELFPYNEDSFLRNLESRFALQQKIVEAAKKLANEPELCKTVKKKRRRNCLDAMHKLQQIEDEMNQYRIKKGKKPTQRASVLIADELIQSDCGSLSSLPLDDEDSDSAGQRPRSRSVQGSPQLSPMRSLGAEYDVERRGSPAGGYHKNNNRKAFDSMEAAHNCLNPREVSSTHSSPCKTLPRPRDPRSMPPTPVMTRNAYSSSQLRLEGSPHCFRHRSGSLESQPCLRKDTDSEKPVFILSPSHRSNSTEVLEDCSSYTSQSSLDCCGAVNSHYSTLDSRTSTMHRLHRKLEVFGNTGSMPNLVQHHSGCSYSCETPSHYAPSAYYVAGYPCPDMEPYANGAYVYENDVEGHYNVNPSYQMNGYHGHDRFRHYSSNGADSLSQNPYATVRPPRSREGPRNELLAKNMHKALVAEHLRGWYHRNRAPREGGRGLMAGCDFSSGSQLSLGYQTMPAAFSHSSRTTSFSSVSSADSTGNWRNQLAVGLTEFEAPDGRQYLHVGAQASPYNRSPTHSRFYLGGSYMSIH, from the exons atgaccgagggcagattgtgtcaagttcagctgctggatgacaggaagctggagctgctggtTCAG CCGAAGCTCCTGTCTTATGAGCTCCTCGACCTGGTCTCCTCCCACTTTAACCTCAAAGAGAAGGAATTCTTCGGCCTCGCTTTTTTTGACGACAA TGGTCAGTGCAAGTGGCTGCAAATGGACCGCAGAGTTCTTGAACATGACTTTTCGAAGAAGCGCGGAGCCATTTCTCTGAACTTCCTGGTCAG GTTTTATGTAGAAAACATCACACAGCTAAAGGACATCATAACAGTGGAGTTGTTCTACCTAAATGCAAAGTCAGCCGTCTACaat GGGATGATCGAGGTGGAAACTGAGAACGTCTTCAGATTGGCTGCGAATGCTCTGCAG GAGGCAAAAGGAGACTACACGAG TGATGAAAACACTCGAGCTGATTTGAAGAAACTCCCGACTCTTCCCACCAAAGTACTGAAGGAGCACCCGTCTCTTGCATACTG TGAGGATCGGGTCATTGAGTattacaagcagctgaaaggtgTCTCCAGAGGACAGGCCATTGTGCA GTATCTGACGCTGGTGGAGTCGCTGCCGACGTATGGCGTCCATTATTACGAGGTGAAG GACAAGCAGGGGATCCCCTGGTGGCTCGGGATCAGCTACAAGGGCATCGGCCAGTACGATCTGCAGGACAAACTAAAACCTCGGAAG CTCTACCAGTGGAAGCAGCTGGAAAACTTGTACTTTCGAGAGAAAAAATTTGCTGTCGAAGTTAACGATCCACACAG GAGAGCAGTAACCAAACGCACCTTTGGGCAGACAGGTCTACTCATCCACACGTGGTATGCCAGCCACTCTTTGATCAAGACCATCTGGATCATGGCCATCAGCCAGCACCAGTTCTACTTGGACAGGAAGCAAAGCAAA GCAAAATTAGGACCAGCTAAAAGTTTGGAAGAACTTGCCATGGAGCTCACGGAGCATGGAGGAGCAAAACTGAACAGACTGGGAGAAGTTGGCCTGAAGAATAACCTCATAACAGCCAGCAACGGAAGCCTGGTGTCTACAG gttctgCAGACTCTGAAATGAGTGAGGAACAGAAGAAGGAAAAGCTCTCTGAACTGAGAAGAAAAGAGCAGGAAATCCAAGATATTCTggccaagaaaacaaaagagctgaAGAAGATTTGCCTCCGAGAGGCG GAGCTAACTGGCAAGCTTCCAAAAGAGTATCCCCTGTCTTCAGGTGAAAGACCACCGCAGGTCAGACGGAGAGTTGGCACTGCCTTCAAGCTGGACGAGCTTTTTCCCTACAACGAG GATTCCTTCCTGAGGAACCTGGAGAGCAGATTCGCCCTTCAGCAGAAGATCGTCGAGGCTGCCAAGAAGCTTGCAAATGAGCCAGAGCTGTGCAAAAcagtgaagaagaagaggaggagaaactgTCTGGATGCCATGCACAAACTCCAGCAGATCGAGGACGAGATGAACCAGTACAGGATCAAAAAGGGGAAGAAGCCCACACAGCGTGCCTCAGTGCTCATCGCAG atgaacTCATCCAGTCAGACTGTGGCTCTCTGTCTAGTCTCCCATTAGATGATG AAGACTCGGACAGCGCAGGTCAAAGGCCACGGTCCCGCTCAGTCCAGGGTTCACCTCAGCTCAGTCCAATGCGATCGCTGGGAGCAGAGTACGACGTGGAGAGACGGGGATCGCCAGCGGGAGGttatcacaaaaacaacaacag AAAAGCTTTTGACAGCATGGAGGCAGCCCACAACTGCCTGAATCCAAGAGAGGTCTCCTCCACCCACAGTAGTCCCTGTAAAACTCTTCCTAGACCTAGAGATCCACGCAGCATGCCTCCCACCCCGGTTATGACCCGCAATGCctacagcagcagccagctcaG GTTGGAGGGGTCTCCTCATTGCTTCAGGCATCGTAGTGGAAGTCTGGAGTCTCAGCCCTGCTTGCGAAAGGACACAGACTCTGAGAAGCCCGTTTTCATCTTGTCACCGTCTCATCGCAGCAACAGCACAGAGGTGTTAGAGGACTGCTCGTCCTACACCAGCCAGTCCAGTCTGGACTGCTGCGGGGCCGTGAACTCGCACTACAGCACGCTGGACTCCCGAACCTCAACCATGCACCGACTTCACAGGAAACTGGAAGTGTTCGGCAACACTGGCAGCATGCCCAACTTGGTCCAGCACCACTCCGGTTGTAGCTATTCGTGCGAGACCCCATCCCACTATGCACCTAGTGCCTACTATGTTGCCGGTTACCCGTGCCCCGACATGGAGCCTTACGCTAACGGTGCCTACGTTTACGAGAACGACGTTGAAGGCCACTACAACGTCAACCCGTCCTACCAAATGAACGGCTATCATGGACACGACAGGTTCCGGCACTACAGCAGCAACGGCGCCGATAGTCTCTCTCAGAACCCTTACGCGACAGTGAGACCACCAAGGAGCAGAGAGGGCCCCAGGAACGAGCTCTTagccaaaaacatgcacaaggCCTTGGTGGCAGAGCACCTGAGAGGCTGGTACCACCGGAACAGAGCGCCCAGAGAGGGGGGGAGGGGCCTGATGGCTGGATGTGACTTCAGCAGCGGATCGCAGCTCAGTCTGGGCTACCAAACCATGCCAGCAGCCTTCAGCCACTCGAGCAGAACCACGTCTTTCTCCTCAG tgtccTCAGCAGACAGCACAGGCAACTGGCGCAACCAGCTGGCCGTCGGCCTGACAGAGTTTGAGGCGCCTGATGGCCGCCAGTATCTTCATGTTGGTGCTCAAGCGTCTCCGTACAACCGCAGTCCCACACACAGCAG GTTTTACCTTGGCGGGAGCTACATGAGCATCCACTGA
- the frmd4bb gene encoding FERM domain-containing protein 4B isoform X3: MTEGRLCQVQLLDDRKLELLVQPKLLSYELLDLVSSHFNLKEKEFFGLAFFDDNGQCKWLQMDRRVLEHDFSKKRGAISLNFLVRFYVENITQLKDIITVELFYLNAKSAVYNGMIEVETENVFRLAANALQEAKGDYTSDENTRADLKKLPTLPTKVLKEHPSLAYCEDRVIEYYKQLKGVSRGQAIVQYLTLVESLPTYGVHYYEVKDKQGIPWWLGISYKGIGQYDLQDKLKPRKLYQWKQLENLYFREKKFAVEVNDPHRRAVTKRTFGQTGLLIHTWYASHSLIKTIWIMAISQHQFYLDRKQSKAKLGPAKSLEELAMELTEHGGAKLNRLGEVGLKNNLITASNGSLVSTGSADSEMSEEQKKEKLSELRRKEQEIQDILAKKTKELKKICLREAELTGKLPKEYPLSSGERPPQVRRRVGTAFKLDELFPYNEDSFLRNLESRFALQQKIVEAAKKLANEPELCKTVKKKRRRNCLDAMHKLQQIEDEMNQYRIKKGKKPTQRASVLIADELIQSDCGSLSSLPLDDEDSDSAGQRPRSRSVQGSPQLSPMRSLGAEYDVERRGSPAGGYHKNNNRLEGSPHCFRHRSGSLESQPCLRKDTDSEKPVFILSPSHRSNSTEVLEDCSSYTSQSSLDCCGAVNSHYSTLDSRTSTMHRLHRKLEVFGNTGSMPNLVQHHSGCSYSCETPSHYAPSAYYVAGYPCPDMEPYANGAYVYENDVEGHYNVNPSYQMNGYHGHDRFRHYSSNGADSLSQNPYATVRPPRSREGPRNELLAKNMHKALVAEHLRGWYHRNRAPREGGRGLMAGCDFSSGSQLSLGYQTMPAAFSHSSRTTSFSSVSSADSTGNWRNQLAVGLTEFEAPDGRQYLHVGAQASPYNRSPTHSRFYLGGSYMSIH, translated from the exons atgaccgagggcagattgtgtcaagttcagctgctggatgacaggaagctggagctgctggtTCAG CCGAAGCTCCTGTCTTATGAGCTCCTCGACCTGGTCTCCTCCCACTTTAACCTCAAAGAGAAGGAATTCTTCGGCCTCGCTTTTTTTGACGACAA TGGTCAGTGCAAGTGGCTGCAAATGGACCGCAGAGTTCTTGAACATGACTTTTCGAAGAAGCGCGGAGCCATTTCTCTGAACTTCCTGGTCAG GTTTTATGTAGAAAACATCACACAGCTAAAGGACATCATAACAGTGGAGTTGTTCTACCTAAATGCAAAGTCAGCCGTCTACaat GGGATGATCGAGGTGGAAACTGAGAACGTCTTCAGATTGGCTGCGAATGCTCTGCAG GAGGCAAAAGGAGACTACACGAG TGATGAAAACACTCGAGCTGATTTGAAGAAACTCCCGACTCTTCCCACCAAAGTACTGAAGGAGCACCCGTCTCTTGCATACTG TGAGGATCGGGTCATTGAGTattacaagcagctgaaaggtgTCTCCAGAGGACAGGCCATTGTGCA GTATCTGACGCTGGTGGAGTCGCTGCCGACGTATGGCGTCCATTATTACGAGGTGAAG GACAAGCAGGGGATCCCCTGGTGGCTCGGGATCAGCTACAAGGGCATCGGCCAGTACGATCTGCAGGACAAACTAAAACCTCGGAAG CTCTACCAGTGGAAGCAGCTGGAAAACTTGTACTTTCGAGAGAAAAAATTTGCTGTCGAAGTTAACGATCCACACAG GAGAGCAGTAACCAAACGCACCTTTGGGCAGACAGGTCTACTCATCCACACGTGGTATGCCAGCCACTCTTTGATCAAGACCATCTGGATCATGGCCATCAGCCAGCACCAGTTCTACTTGGACAGGAAGCAAAGCAAA GCAAAATTAGGACCAGCTAAAAGTTTGGAAGAACTTGCCATGGAGCTCACGGAGCATGGAGGAGCAAAACTGAACAGACTGGGAGAAGTTGGCCTGAAGAATAACCTCATAACAGCCAGCAACGGAAGCCTGGTGTCTACAG gttctgCAGACTCTGAAATGAGTGAGGAACAGAAGAAGGAAAAGCTCTCTGAACTGAGAAGAAAAGAGCAGGAAATCCAAGATATTCTggccaagaaaacaaaagagctgaAGAAGATTTGCCTCCGAGAGGCG GAGCTAACTGGCAAGCTTCCAAAAGAGTATCCCCTGTCTTCAGGTGAAAGACCACCGCAGGTCAGACGGAGAGTTGGCACTGCCTTCAAGCTGGACGAGCTTTTTCCCTACAACGAG GATTCCTTCCTGAGGAACCTGGAGAGCAGATTCGCCCTTCAGCAGAAGATCGTCGAGGCTGCCAAGAAGCTTGCAAATGAGCCAGAGCTGTGCAAAAcagtgaagaagaagaggaggagaaactgTCTGGATGCCATGCACAAACTCCAGCAGATCGAGGACGAGATGAACCAGTACAGGATCAAAAAGGGGAAGAAGCCCACACAGCGTGCCTCAGTGCTCATCGCAG atgaacTCATCCAGTCAGACTGTGGCTCTCTGTCTAGTCTCCCATTAGATGATG AAGACTCGGACAGCGCAGGTCAAAGGCCACGGTCCCGCTCAGTCCAGGGTTCACCTCAGCTCAGTCCAATGCGATCGCTGGGAGCAGAGTACGACGTGGAGAGACGGGGATCGCCAGCGGGAGGttatcacaaaaacaacaacag GTTGGAGGGGTCTCCTCATTGCTTCAGGCATCGTAGTGGAAGTCTGGAGTCTCAGCCCTGCTTGCGAAAGGACACAGACTCTGAGAAGCCCGTTTTCATCTTGTCACCGTCTCATCGCAGCAACAGCACAGAGGTGTTAGAGGACTGCTCGTCCTACACCAGCCAGTCCAGTCTGGACTGCTGCGGGGCCGTGAACTCGCACTACAGCACGCTGGACTCCCGAACCTCAACCATGCACCGACTTCACAGGAAACTGGAAGTGTTCGGCAACACTGGCAGCATGCCCAACTTGGTCCAGCACCACTCCGGTTGTAGCTATTCGTGCGAGACCCCATCCCACTATGCACCTAGTGCCTACTATGTTGCCGGTTACCCGTGCCCCGACATGGAGCCTTACGCTAACGGTGCCTACGTTTACGAGAACGACGTTGAAGGCCACTACAACGTCAACCCGTCCTACCAAATGAACGGCTATCATGGACACGACAGGTTCCGGCACTACAGCAGCAACGGCGCCGATAGTCTCTCTCAGAACCCTTACGCGACAGTGAGACCACCAAGGAGCAGAGAGGGCCCCAGGAACGAGCTCTTagccaaaaacatgcacaaggCCTTGGTGGCAGAGCACCTGAGAGGCTGGTACCACCGGAACAGAGCGCCCAGAGAGGGGGGGAGGGGCCTGATGGCTGGATGTGACTTCAGCAGCGGATCGCAGCTCAGTCTGGGCTACCAAACCATGCCAGCAGCCTTCAGCCACTCGAGCAGAACCACGTCTTTCTCCTCAG tgtccTCAGCAGACAGCACAGGCAACTGGCGCAACCAGCTGGCCGTCGGCCTGACAGAGTTTGAGGCGCCTGATGGCCGCCAGTATCTTCATGTTGGTGCTCAAGCGTCTCCGTACAACCGCAGTCCCACACACAGCAG GTTTTACCTTGGCGGGAGCTACATGAGCATCCACTGA
- the frmd4bb gene encoding FERM domain-containing protein 4B isoform X2 — MTEGRLCQVQLLDDRKLELLVQPKLLSYELLDLVSSHFNLKEKEFFGLAFFDDNGQCKWLQMDRRVLEHDFSKKRGAISLNFLVRFYVENITQLKDIITVELFYLNAKSAVYNGMIEVETENVFRLAANALQEAKGDYTSDENTRADLKKLPTLPTKVLKEHPSLAYCEDRVIEYYKQLKGVSRGQAIVQYLTLVESLPTYGVHYYEVKDKQGIPWWLGISYKGIGQYDLQDKLKPRKLYQWKQLENLYFREKKFAVEVNDPHRRAVTKRTFGQTGLLIHTWYASHSLIKTIWIMAISQHQFYLDRKQSKAKLGPAKSLEELAMELTEHGGAKLNRLGEVGLKNNLITASNGSLVSTGSADSEMSEEQKKEKLSELRRKEQEIQDILAKKTKELKKICLREAELTGKLPKEYPLSSGERPPQVRRRVGTAFKLDELFPYNEDSFLRNLESRFALQQKIVEAAKKLANEPELCKTVKKKRRRNCLDAMHKLQQIEDEMNQYRIKKGKKPTQRASVLIADELIQSDCGSLSSLPLDDDSDSAGQRPRSRSVQGSPQLSPMRSLGAEYDVERRGSPAGGYHKNNNRKAFDSMEAAHNCLNPREVSSTHSSPCKTLPRPRDPRSMPPTPVMTRNAYSSSQLRLEGSPHCFRHRSGSLESQPCLRKDTDSEKPVFILSPSHRSNSTEVLEDCSSYTSQSSLDCCGAVNSHYSTLDSRTSTMHRLHRKLEVFGNTGSMPNLVQHHSGCSYSCETPSHYAPSAYYVAGYPCPDMEPYANGAYVYENDVEGHYNVNPSYQMNGYHGHDRFRHYSSNGADSLSQNPYATVRPPRSREGPRNELLAKNMHKALVAEHLRGWYHRNRAPREGGRGLMAGCDFSSGSQLSLGYQTMPAAFSHSSRTTSFSSVSSADSTGNWRNQLAVGLTEFEAPDGRQYLHVGAQASPYNRSPTHSRFYLGGSYMSIH, encoded by the exons atgaccgagggcagattgtgtcaagttcagctgctggatgacaggaagctggagctgctggtTCAG CCGAAGCTCCTGTCTTATGAGCTCCTCGACCTGGTCTCCTCCCACTTTAACCTCAAAGAGAAGGAATTCTTCGGCCTCGCTTTTTTTGACGACAA TGGTCAGTGCAAGTGGCTGCAAATGGACCGCAGAGTTCTTGAACATGACTTTTCGAAGAAGCGCGGAGCCATTTCTCTGAACTTCCTGGTCAG GTTTTATGTAGAAAACATCACACAGCTAAAGGACATCATAACAGTGGAGTTGTTCTACCTAAATGCAAAGTCAGCCGTCTACaat GGGATGATCGAGGTGGAAACTGAGAACGTCTTCAGATTGGCTGCGAATGCTCTGCAG GAGGCAAAAGGAGACTACACGAG TGATGAAAACACTCGAGCTGATTTGAAGAAACTCCCGACTCTTCCCACCAAAGTACTGAAGGAGCACCCGTCTCTTGCATACTG TGAGGATCGGGTCATTGAGTattacaagcagctgaaaggtgTCTCCAGAGGACAGGCCATTGTGCA GTATCTGACGCTGGTGGAGTCGCTGCCGACGTATGGCGTCCATTATTACGAGGTGAAG GACAAGCAGGGGATCCCCTGGTGGCTCGGGATCAGCTACAAGGGCATCGGCCAGTACGATCTGCAGGACAAACTAAAACCTCGGAAG CTCTACCAGTGGAAGCAGCTGGAAAACTTGTACTTTCGAGAGAAAAAATTTGCTGTCGAAGTTAACGATCCACACAG GAGAGCAGTAACCAAACGCACCTTTGGGCAGACAGGTCTACTCATCCACACGTGGTATGCCAGCCACTCTTTGATCAAGACCATCTGGATCATGGCCATCAGCCAGCACCAGTTCTACTTGGACAGGAAGCAAAGCAAA GCAAAATTAGGACCAGCTAAAAGTTTGGAAGAACTTGCCATGGAGCTCACGGAGCATGGAGGAGCAAAACTGAACAGACTGGGAGAAGTTGGCCTGAAGAATAACCTCATAACAGCCAGCAACGGAAGCCTGGTGTCTACAG gttctgCAGACTCTGAAATGAGTGAGGAACAGAAGAAGGAAAAGCTCTCTGAACTGAGAAGAAAAGAGCAGGAAATCCAAGATATTCTggccaagaaaacaaaagagctgaAGAAGATTTGCCTCCGAGAGGCG GAGCTAACTGGCAAGCTTCCAAAAGAGTATCCCCTGTCTTCAGGTGAAAGACCACCGCAGGTCAGACGGAGAGTTGGCACTGCCTTCAAGCTGGACGAGCTTTTTCCCTACAACGAG GATTCCTTCCTGAGGAACCTGGAGAGCAGATTCGCCCTTCAGCAGAAGATCGTCGAGGCTGCCAAGAAGCTTGCAAATGAGCCAGAGCTGTGCAAAAcagtgaagaagaagaggaggagaaactgTCTGGATGCCATGCACAAACTCCAGCAGATCGAGGACGAGATGAACCAGTACAGGATCAAAAAGGGGAAGAAGCCCACACAGCGTGCCTCAGTGCTCATCGCAG atgaacTCATCCAGTCAGACTGTGGCTCTCTGTCTAGTCTCCCATTAGATGATG ACTCGGACAGCGCAGGTCAAAGGCCACGGTCCCGCTCAGTCCAGGGTTCACCTCAGCTCAGTCCAATGCGATCGCTGGGAGCAGAGTACGACGTGGAGAGACGGGGATCGCCAGCGGGAGGttatcacaaaaacaacaacag AAAAGCTTTTGACAGCATGGAGGCAGCCCACAACTGCCTGAATCCAAGAGAGGTCTCCTCCACCCACAGTAGTCCCTGTAAAACTCTTCCTAGACCTAGAGATCCACGCAGCATGCCTCCCACCCCGGTTATGACCCGCAATGCctacagcagcagccagctcaG GTTGGAGGGGTCTCCTCATTGCTTCAGGCATCGTAGTGGAAGTCTGGAGTCTCAGCCCTGCTTGCGAAAGGACACAGACTCTGAGAAGCCCGTTTTCATCTTGTCACCGTCTCATCGCAGCAACAGCACAGAGGTGTTAGAGGACTGCTCGTCCTACACCAGCCAGTCCAGTCTGGACTGCTGCGGGGCCGTGAACTCGCACTACAGCACGCTGGACTCCCGAACCTCAACCATGCACCGACTTCACAGGAAACTGGAAGTGTTCGGCAACACTGGCAGCATGCCCAACTTGGTCCAGCACCACTCCGGTTGTAGCTATTCGTGCGAGACCCCATCCCACTATGCACCTAGTGCCTACTATGTTGCCGGTTACCCGTGCCCCGACATGGAGCCTTACGCTAACGGTGCCTACGTTTACGAGAACGACGTTGAAGGCCACTACAACGTCAACCCGTCCTACCAAATGAACGGCTATCATGGACACGACAGGTTCCGGCACTACAGCAGCAACGGCGCCGATAGTCTCTCTCAGAACCCTTACGCGACAGTGAGACCACCAAGGAGCAGAGAGGGCCCCAGGAACGAGCTCTTagccaaaaacatgcacaaggCCTTGGTGGCAGAGCACCTGAGAGGCTGGTACCACCGGAACAGAGCGCCCAGAGAGGGGGGGAGGGGCCTGATGGCTGGATGTGACTTCAGCAGCGGATCGCAGCTCAGTCTGGGCTACCAAACCATGCCAGCAGCCTTCAGCCACTCGAGCAGAACCACGTCTTTCTCCTCAG tgtccTCAGCAGACAGCACAGGCAACTGGCGCAACCAGCTGGCCGTCGGCCTGACAGAGTTTGAGGCGCCTGATGGCCGCCAGTATCTTCATGTTGGTGCTCAAGCGTCTCCGTACAACCGCAGTCCCACACACAGCAG GTTTTACCTTGGCGGGAGCTACATGAGCATCCACTGA